A window from Bacteroidota bacterium encodes these proteins:
- a CDS encoding T9SS type A sorting domain-containing protein — protein sequence MKKTIALLLLLLFIKAGSAQSSIQIFSAQYGVVNSQTIVTYINPGGNVEHDFTIISSQSQPLLDVDKTNLAIDTGSQSSFVVGGSCYGPNSGSSNQFNPVFDPDFVVQFYQSSFVCDTSEVLYVVRNVYNPSDTAWVKFIYYCVGGLAGINQNDTDEQLVLSPNPASANITLTGSALLNSTRYEIFNVTGQLIYQETLIPFTTNRTVNTSDWEDGLYVVRISYQNGLGIQRKLLVKH from the coding sequence ATGAAAAAAACAATCGCCCTTTTATTGCTTTTGCTTTTTATAAAAGCAGGCAGCGCCCAGTCGAGTATTCAGATTTTCTCTGCACAATATGGTGTGGTTAACAGTCAAACCATTGTTACTTACATCAATCCGGGAGGCAATGTTGAACATGATTTTACAATCATCTCTTCCCAGTCTCAACCCTTACTTGATGTAGATAAAACAAATCTTGCGATAGATACAGGATCACAATCGTCATTCGTGGTTGGAGGATCCTGTTATGGGCCGAACTCCGGAAGTTCTAATCAGTTTAACCCGGTTTTTGACCCTGATTTTGTTGTTCAGTTTTATCAGAGCAGTTTTGTATGTGATACATCTGAAGTGTTGTACGTGGTAAGAAATGTGTATAATCCTTCGGATACTGCCTGGGTAAAATTTATTTACTACTGCGTGGGAGGATTAGCGGGAATTAACCAGAATGATACGGATGAACAACTTGTTCTTTCCCCCAATCCTGCATCAGCAAACATTACACTCACTGGTTCGGCATTATTAAATTCTACCCGATACGAGATCTTTAATGTAACTGGTCAGTTAATTTATCAGGAAACACTCATTCCGTTTACCACAAACCGGACAGTGAATACTTCTGATTGGGAAGATGGATTATATGTGGTGAGAATCAGTTATCAGAACGGGCTGGGTATTCAGCGAAAATTGCTTGTAAAGCATTGA
- a CDS encoding nucleotide pyrophosphohydrolase: protein MTIEQAQETVDQWIKTHGVRYFSELTNMAILTEEVGEVARIISRQYGEQSFKASDKDKQLADELADVLFVVICLANQTGVDLTAALQKNLDKKTQRDSTRHHENDKLRGSENQ, encoded by the coding sequence ATGACCATCGAGCAGGCACAGGAAACAGTTGACCAATGGATTAAAACCCACGGTGTACGCTATTTCAGCGAGTTAACCAACATGGCTATTCTTACCGAAGAAGTAGGGGAGGTGGCCCGAATTATATCGCGGCAATACGGCGAACAATCGTTTAAGGCCAGCGATAAAGACAAACAGCTTGCCGATGAACTTGCCGACGTGCTGTTTGTGGTTATTTGTTTAGCCAACCAAACCGGTGTGGATCTTACTGCCGCCCTGCAAAAAAATCTTGATAAAAAAACGCAGCGCGACAGCACACGCCATCACGAAAACGATAAACTGCGCGGAAGCGAAAATCAGTAG
- the rpsO gene encoding 30S ribosomal protein S15, producing the protein MYLTSDKKKEIFRTHGKSDADTGSPEGQIALFTYRIQHLTQHLKQKPKDKSTERSLVLLVGKRKALLDYLKKNDIERYRAILKKLEIRK; encoded by the coding sequence ATGTACCTTACGTCCGACAAAAAGAAGGAAATCTTCCGCACACACGGCAAGTCAGATGCCGACACCGGGTCGCCTGAAGGTCAGATCGCTCTGTTTACCTATCGTATTCAGCACCTGACACAGCACCTCAAGCAAAAGCCGAAAGACAAAAGCACCGAGCGTTCACTCGTTCTTCTGGTAGGCAAGCGCAAAGCTTTGCTTGATTACCTGAAGAAAAACGACATCGAGCGCTACCGCGCTATCCTCAAGAAACTGGAAATCCGCAAGTAA
- a CDS encoding 3-hydroxybutyryl-CoA dehydrogenase gives MLSTSSVIGVIGAGAMGAGIAQVAATAGHAVILFDTNAAQLDKAKTDLAATLNKLTEKGKLTAEAAQQIQSRFTYATTLDTFAPCALIIEAIVERLDVKQDVFGKLESIVSENCMLASNTSSLSITLIASACKKPERVLGIHFFNPAPLMPLVEIIPGVATDETLLLAAKATIDSWGKTTVLTKDTPGFIVNRVARSYYGESIRIYEEGIADFATIDYALKTAGGFRMGPFELMDFIGNDINYKVTETVWEQFFYEPRFKPSFTQKRLYEAKRFGRKTGRGYYDYSPGAVMPEPKKDETLANEILNRVLAMLINEAADAFYLGIATRDDLDTAMTKGVNYPKGLLKWADEIGIANVLATLENLYTEYGEDRYRPCVLLKRMAREKKTFY, from the coding sequence ATGCTTTCCACATCTTCCGTAATTGGTGTAATTGGCGCCGGAGCCATGGGCGCGGGCATTGCGCAGGTAGCTGCCACAGCCGGACACGCTGTAATTTTGTTTGATACAAACGCCGCCCAGCTCGATAAAGCCAAAACCGATCTGGCTGCCACGCTGAATAAACTCACCGAAAAAGGCAAACTCACTGCCGAAGCCGCGCAGCAAATTCAAAGCCGTTTCACCTACGCCACCACGCTCGATACCTTTGCGCCCTGTGCGCTCATTATCGAAGCAATTGTAGAGCGGCTCGATGTGAAACAGGATGTGTTTGGCAAACTCGAAAGCATTGTAAGCGAAAACTGTATGCTGGCCAGCAATACATCGTCACTTTCCATCACACTCATCGCATCGGCCTGCAAAAAGCCGGAGCGTGTGCTGGGCATTCACTTCTTCAATCCGGCGCCGCTTATGCCGCTGGTAGAAATTATTCCCGGCGTAGCTACTGATGAAACGCTGCTGCTTGCTGCGAAAGCTACTATTGACAGCTGGGGCAAAACTACGGTGCTTACCAAAGACACACCCGGATTTATTGTAAACCGCGTGGCGCGTTCGTACTACGGCGAGTCGATACGTATTTACGAAGAAGGTATTGCTGATTTTGCCACCATCGATTACGCGCTGAAAACAGCGGGCGGTTTCCGCATGGGCCCGTTTGAACTGATGGATTTTATCGGCAACGACATCAACTACAAAGTAACTGAAACCGTGTGGGAGCAGTTCTTTTACGAACCGCGTTTCAAACCTTCGTTTACCCAAAAACGACTTTACGAAGCCAAACGATTTGGCCGCAAAACCGGACGTGGTTATTACGACTATTCGCCGGGCGCCGTTATGCCTGAGCCAAAGAAAGACGAAACACTTGCCAACGAAATTCTGAACCGCGTGCTGGCTATGCTTATCAACGAAGCGGCAGATGCGTTTTACCTCGGCATTGCCACACGCGATGATCTTGACACGGCCATGACCAAAGGTGTTAACTACCCGAAAGGTTTGCTGAAATGGGCCGATGAAATTGGCATTGCGAACGTACTTGCCACGCTCGAAAATCTTTACACCGAATACGGCGAAGACCGCTACCGCCCCTGCGTATTACTGAAACGCATGGCCCGCGAGAAGAAAACGTTCTACTGA
- a CDS encoding BamA/TamA family outer membrane protein — protein sequence MFRSAVSLFLTLVLALLVLADSGCATRRLNKKKNQKLLRRVEILNTGKKPDKSDLNAYVKQKPNRRVVIVPLYLQIYNLVNPKRDSVRQIRKLEKYNAKKQRYENNPKRRNGSYRREPKKRRTVGQFLQSIGEAPVVYDSTLTERTHKQFELYLHNKGYFDAVVKDTTFNRRLLFFQRNALLRSINDSTVKMPWKFRFKIGPNRNRKVHLYYYIDPKQPYVVRNVSYDVQDPQLALLVNEDKDSCYLLPRNPGEFVNYDMDVFSAERDRITRNLRNKGYYQFTKDYVRFEVDSSSRGHYADVIIRIRSPRQQVSDTSWVPTDHKRYYVRNITVRTITSVQELKNDDAPRELITHVDHDGTRTIQFLRDTLREPEFPYKPEVLTSRILIDHNGALYNESEFAATYRQLISLRLFRQVFVNARAVGADQVDCEIVLIPIMRQSYQLQVEGTNTGGNLGIGGQFAFQNNNLFRGAEMLEFRLRGGTEAQQPITQTTQNGPEQVTLNTIEAGAEISLNIPRAMAPYNLFPFARAEGRRTTFLTSFNYQRRLDYDRTIFNLSYGYNFSMGRFGRMGIYLQEFNVVRVTPKAGLADLLNANTDPVLRYRFTDHFINESRISYTLNTQNPKKSRDVHYLKADAGISGNIMRFFFERSNAVPDQNGSYRVFGIPFSQYVRVAATYIYSRRFGDHQQLVLRVAQGVGVPLDNFPAMPLEKSFFAGGTNGIRAWEARSLGPGSYPVPANEQFAQFGDVQAEYNIELRFRITNTLKGAVFADGGNIWLLRPDTTRPNGNFEFSRFVNDLAFGPGFGLRYDLSFFIIRLDLAFKMRDPSLPYGERWWIGQRPLGSNLNFGIGYPF from the coding sequence GTGTTCCGTTCAGCCGTTTCACTCTTTCTGACCCTTGTTCTGGCCCTGCTGGTGCTTGCCGATTCAGGCTGTGCCACCCGGCGCCTTAACAAAAAGAAAAATCAGAAACTGCTGCGCCGGGTGGAAATTCTTAACACCGGAAAAAAGCCCGACAAAAGCGATCTGAATGCCTACGTAAAGCAAAAGCCCAACCGAAGGGTGGTTATTGTACCGCTTTACCTCCAGATCTATAACCTGGTGAATCCGAAACGTGATTCTGTTCGTCAGATAAGAAAGCTGGAAAAATACAATGCGAAAAAACAGCGGTACGAGAACAACCCCAAACGCCGCAACGGCTCCTATCGCCGCGAACCCAAAAAACGCCGCACCGTAGGCCAGTTCCTTCAAAGCATTGGCGAAGCCCCGGTAGTTTACGACAGCACACTTACCGAACGTACACATAAACAGTTTGAACTTTACCTGCACAACAAAGGCTATTTTGATGCCGTGGTAAAGGATACCACATTCAACCGCCGTCTTTTGTTTTTTCAGCGCAATGCACTTTTGCGCTCAATTAATGATTCTACGGTGAAAATGCCGTGGAAATTCCGCTTTAAAATCGGCCCCAACCGTAACCGTAAAGTCCATCTGTATTATTATATCGACCCCAAACAACCCTACGTAGTACGCAATGTAAGTTATGATGTGCAGGATCCCCAGCTTGCGCTGCTGGTAAATGAAGATAAAGACTCCTGCTATCTTCTGCCGCGTAACCCCGGTGAGTTTGTAAACTACGATATGGATGTTTTTTCGGCCGAACGCGACCGCATTACCCGGAACCTGCGTAATAAAGGCTATTACCAGTTTACCAAAGATTACGTTCGCTTTGAAGTCGATTCCTCGTCGCGCGGACATTATGCCGATGTAATTATCCGCATCCGGAGTCCGCGTCAGCAGGTTTCCGATACCTCCTGGGTGCCCACTGATCACAAACGCTATTATGTGCGAAATATCACTGTGCGCACCATTACTTCGGTGCAGGAGCTTAAAAACGACGATGCTCCGCGCGAACTGATTACCCATGTTGATCACGACGGTACACGTACCATTCAATTTTTGCGCGATACGCTGCGCGAGCCCGAGTTTCCCTACAAACCCGAAGTACTTACTTCACGCATCCTCATCGACCATAACGGTGCGTTGTATAATGAGTCGGAGTTTGCGGCTACTTACCGCCAGCTTATCAGTTTGCGCCTTTTTCGCCAGGTGTTTGTGAACGCCCGTGCCGTGGGGGCCGATCAGGTGGACTGCGAAATTGTGCTTATTCCGATCATGCGCCAGTCGTATCAGTTGCAGGTGGAAGGCACCAACACGGGCGGTAACCTGGGCATCGGCGGACAGTTTGCATTTCAGAACAACAATCTTTTCCGTGGAGCTGAAATGCTCGAATTCCGTTTGCGCGGCGGTACGGAAGCCCAGCAGCCAATTACCCAAACCACGCAGAACGGCCCTGAGCAGGTAACGCTGAACACGATTGAGGCGGGTGCCGAAATTTCGCTCAATATTCCGCGCGCAATGGCTCCCTACAACCTCTTTCCCTTTGCCCGTGCCGAAGGACGACGCACTACTTTCCTTACTTCATTTAACTACCAGCGCCGGTTGGATTACGACCGTACCATCTTCAACCTTTCTTACGGTTACAATTTCAGTATGGGGCGGTTTGGGCGCATGGGTATTTACCTGCAGGAGTTTAATGTGGTAAGGGTAACCCCCAAAGCCGGTCTGGCCGATTTACTCAATGCCAATACTGATCCCGTATTGCGTTATCGTTTTACCGATCACTTCATCAATGAAAGCCGTATTTCCTACACACTCAACACGCAAAACCCCAAGAAATCGCGCGATGTACATTACCTGAAAGCCGATGCGGGCATATCCGGGAACATTATGCGCTTTTTCTTCGAGCGTTCCAATGCCGTGCCTGATCAGAACGGCTCATACCGGGTATTTGGCATTCCGTTTTCGCAGTATGTGCGCGTGGCGGCTACCTACATCTATTCACGCCGTTTTGGTGACCACCAGCAACTGGTTTTGCGTGTGGCACAGGGTGTGGGTGTGCCGCTCGATAATTTTCCTGCCATGCCGCTTGAGAAAAGCTTTTTTGCAGGCGGTACAAACGGCATCCGTGCCTGGGAAGCCCGAAGCCTCGGCCCCGGGTCCTATCCCGTGCCAGCCAATGAACAGTTTGCCCAGTTTGGCGATGTGCAGGCCGAGTACAACATTGAACTCCGTTTCCGCATTACCAATACCCTCAAAGGCGCCGTGTTTGCCGATGGGGGCAACATCTGGCTCCTGCGCCCCGACACCACCCGCCCGAACGGCAATTTCGAGTTCTCTCGCTTTGTAAACGATCTTGCTTTCGGTCCCGGCTTTGGTTTACGTTACGACCTCAGCTTCTTCATTATTCGTCTCGACCTCGCCTTCAAAATGCGCGATCCCTCATTACCCTACGGCGAACGCTGGTGGATCGGGCAGCGCCCGCTGGGCAGCAACCTCAATTTTGGCATCGGTTATCCGTTTTAA
- a CDS encoding 2-(1,2-epoxy-1,2-dihydrophenyl)acetyl-CoA isomerase, with the protein MSEQPILTEKSGNVLIIRLNRPDKFNSFNREMALQLQAALDAAAADEEVRCLLLTGNGKAFCAGQDLSEAIDPDGPGIENIVTEHYNPIILKLRAIEKPVVCAVNGVAAGAGANIALACDVVLSAASASFIQAFSKIGLIPDSGGTFFLPRLIGFQRASALMMLGDKVTAADALQMGMLYKVCDDAALMDTALQTATTLAAMPTKGIGLTKRLLNESATNSLAQQLAREGEEQVTAAQTYDYNEGVTAFLEKRKPEFKGR; encoded by the coding sequence ATGAGTGAACAACCGATTCTTACCGAAAAAAGCGGAAACGTATTAATCATCCGCCTCAACCGTCCCGATAAATTCAACAGCTTTAACCGCGAAATGGCGCTGCAATTGCAGGCCGCGCTTGATGCTGCTGCTGCCGATGAAGAAGTGCGCTGCCTCTTGCTTACCGGAAACGGCAAGGCATTTTGCGCCGGGCAGGATCTTTCGGAAGCCATTGACCCGGATGGCCCGGGCATTGAAAACATTGTAACCGAACATTACAACCCTATTATTCTCAAGCTGCGCGCCATTGAAAAGCCTGTTGTATGTGCGGTAAATGGTGTGGCTGCCGGCGCGGGTGCCAACATTGCACTGGCCTGCGATGTAGTGTTGTCGGCCGCTTCGGCTTCGTTTATTCAGGCATTCAGTAAAATCGGGCTGATTCCCGATAGCGGCGGAACCTTCTTTTTGCCGCGTCTGATTGGTTTTCAGCGTGCATCGGCACTGATGATGCTGGGCGATAAAGTGACTGCGGCCGATGCCTTGCAAATGGGTATGCTTTACAAAGTGTGCGACGATGCCGCGCTTATGGACACTGCGCTGCAAACCGCCACCACACTGGCGGCAATGCCCACCAAAGGAATTGGTCTTACCAAACGGCTGCTCAACGAATCGGCCACCAACAGCCTTGCGCAGCAGCTTGCACGCGAAGGTGAAGAGCAGGTTACAGCGGCACAAACGTACGACTACAACGAAGGCGTAACTGCTTTCCTCGAAAAACGCAAACCCGAATTCAAAGGCCGCTGA
- a CDS encoding RNA methyltransferase, which produces MISKNRIAFLRALQQKKTRREQGLFVAEGTKTVLELLHAALPCRYVAATQNWWHTHQLPPACKADTDTADEKDMARISSLSTAPDVLAVFEIPAAAIAPADVLGGYTLAADGIRDPGNLGTLIRIADWFGIERVLCSGDTAEVWNPKTVQATMGSLARVQTAEVDLPAFLAETASLSNNTLPVYGTFLQGQSVYSTGFAPNGIIIIGSESHGISDAVKNMVSHHITIPSFSSGQGAESLNAGVAAGIICAEMRRQTLVK; this is translated from the coding sequence ATGATCTCAAAAAACAGAATCGCTTTTCTGCGTGCCCTGCAGCAGAAGAAAACCCGCCGCGAACAAGGTTTGTTTGTGGCCGAAGGCACTAAAACCGTGCTCGAACTCCTGCACGCTGCCCTGCCCTGCCGCTATGTGGCTGCCACGCAAAACTGGTGGCACACCCACCAGCTTCCGCCGGCATGTAAAGCGGATACGGATACGGCCGACGAAAAAGACATGGCCCGCATTTCCTCGCTCAGCACCGCACCCGATGTGCTGGCCGTGTTTGAAATCCCTGCTGCTGCCATTGCTCCGGCCGATGTGCTGGGCGGCTACACCCTCGCTGCCGACGGCATACGCGACCCCGGCAACCTCGGCACACTCATACGTATTGCCGACTGGTTTGGCATTGAGCGCGTACTCTGCTCGGGCGATACGGCTGAGGTGTGGAACCCAAAAACCGTGCAGGCCACCATGGGTTCGCTGGCCCGCGTGCAAACCGCCGAGGTAGATTTGCCCGCTTTCCTTGCCGAAACAGCCAGCCTCTCAAACAATACACTGCCGGTTTACGGCACCTTTCTTCAGGGCCAGTCGGTTTACAGCACCGGCTTTGCCCCAAACGGCATTATTATCATCGGCAGCGAATCGCACGGCATCAGCGATGCGGTGAAAAATATGGTTTCGCATCACATTACAATACCTTCGTTTAGCAGCGGTCAGGGAGCCGAATCGCTCAATGCGGGCGTGGCGGCAGGAATTATTTGCGCCGAAATGCGCCGGCAAACCCTTGTAAAATAA
- a CDS encoding acetyl-CoA carboxylase carboxyltransferase subunit beta, protein MSWFKRIKEGITTSTKEKKETPEGLWYKCKSCKKVIPTTEHVANHYVCPNCGYHERIGSEEYFTILFDEQEAEELFPNLTSGDPLQFTDTKKYPARVAESQQKTGLKDAIRAAHGKVGGHEMVVCCMDFSFIGGSMGSVVGEKIARSIEVCLEKKIPLLIISKSGGARMMEAAHSLMQMAKTSARLAQLDDAGIPYISLLTDPTTGGVTASYAMLGDLNIAEPGSLIGFAGPRVVKETIGKDLPKGFQTAEFVLEHGFLDAIVPRTELKAKLVQLLSLFKG, encoded by the coding sequence ATGAGCTGGTTTAAACGCATCAAGGAAGGGATTACCACTTCCACCAAAGAGAAGAAAGAAACCCCCGAAGGGCTCTGGTACAAGTGTAAGTCATGCAAAAAGGTAATTCCTACTACCGAGCATGTGGCTAATCACTATGTATGTCCCAACTGCGGGTATCACGAACGAATTGGTTCGGAAGAATACTTTACGATCCTGTTCGACGAGCAGGAAGCGGAAGAGCTTTTCCCGAATCTCACCTCTGGTGATCCGCTGCAGTTTACGGATACAAAAAAGTATCCGGCCCGCGTAGCCGAATCGCAGCAGAAAACAGGTTTGAAAGATGCCATCCGCGCCGCACACGGCAAAGTAGGCGGTCATGAGATGGTGGTGTGCTGTATGGATTTCAGCTTCATCGGAGGTTCAATGGGTTCAGTAGTGGGCGAGAAGATTGCCCGCTCCATTGAAGTGTGCCTGGAGAAAAAAATTCCGCTGCTCATCATTTCCAAATCAGGCGGCGCGCGTATGATGGAAGCTGCTCATTCGCTTATGCAGATGGCCAAAACATCGGCACGTCTGGCTCAGCTCGATGATGCCGGCATTCCGTACATCTCGCTGCTCACCGATCCTACCACCGGCGGTGTTACAGCCTCTTACGCCATGCTTGGCGACCTGAACATTGCCGAACCGGGTTCACTCATCGGCTTTGCCGGTCCGCGTGTGGTAAAGGAAACTATCGGTAAAGATCTGCCTAAAGGCTTTCAAACCGCCGAGTTTGTACTTGAACATGGCTTCCTCGATGCCATTGTGCCCCGTACTGAGCTTAAAGCAAAGCTGGTGCAGTTGCTCAGCCTTTTTAAAGGTTGA
- a CDS encoding class I fructose-bisphosphate aldolase has translation MAIDKIQQLLGDQAESLLNHTCKISRDQLHLPGGDFVDRIFAQTNRSPQVLRSLQALYGTGRLANTGYMSILPVDQGIEHSAGASFAPNPIYFDGENIVKLAIEGGCNAVATTYGVLASVSRKYAHKIPFVVKINHNEFLSYPNKYDQVMFGSVEEAWNLGAVAVGATIYFGSDESARQIQEVSAAFERAHELGMATILWCYLRNPGFKKDGVDYHAAADLTSQANHLGVTIQADIIKQKLPVNNGGYNATGHGKTHPKVYSELSSDHPIDLCRYQVANCYMGRMGLINSGGESKGASDLAEAVATAVINKRAGGQGLISGRKAFQKPLNEGIALLNAIQDVYLSNEVTIA, from the coding sequence ATGGCCATCGATAAAATCCAGCAACTCCTTGGCGATCAGGCAGAAAGCCTGCTCAATCACACATGTAAAATCTCCCGCGATCAGCTTCACCTGCCCGGTGGCGATTTCGTGGACCGCATTTTTGCTCAAACCAACCGCAGTCCGCAGGTGCTCCGCAGCCTTCAGGCACTCTACGGCACAGGTCGTTTGGCCAATACCGGCTATATGTCAATTCTTCCTGTCGATCAGGGAATTGAACACTCTGCCGGCGCTTCCTTCGCTCCGAATCCGATTTATTTCGATGGCGAAAACATTGTAAAGCTTGCCATTGAAGGCGGTTGCAATGCTGTGGCTACCACGTATGGTGTGCTGGCTTCAGTATCGCGCAAATACGCCCATAAAATTCCGTTTGTGGTAAAAATCAACCACAACGAATTTCTCAGCTACCCTAACAAGTATGATCAGGTAATGTTTGGCTCTGTAGAAGAAGCCTGGAACCTGGGCGCTGTGGCTGTGGGTGCTACCATTTACTTTGGTTCTGACGAATCGGCCCGCCAGATTCAGGAAGTATCCGCTGCTTTCGAACGTGCGCACGAACTGGGCATGGCTACCATTCTCTGGTGCTACCTGCGCAACCCCGGCTTCAAGAAAGACGGTGTTGATTATCACGCCGCGGCAGACCTTACCAGCCAGGCCAACCACCTGGGCGTAACCATTCAGGCCGATATTATCAAACAAAAACTGCCCGTGAACAACGGTGGCTACAACGCTACAGGCCACGGCAAAACACATCCCAAAGTATATTCCGAACTCAGCAGCGATCACCCGATTGATCTTTGCCGCTATCAGGTAGCCAACTGCTACATGGGCCGCATGGGACTTATCAATTCGGGTGGCGAATCAAAAGGCGCTTCCGACCTTGCCGAAGCCGTAGCCACAGCCGTGATCAACAAGCGTGCTGGCGGTCAGGGCCTCATTTCAGGTAGAAAAGCCTTCCAGAAACCCCTGAACGAAGGCATTGCATTGCTCAACGCCATTCAGGATGTTTACCTGTCTAATGAAGTGACGATTGCTTAA